From the genome of Deltaproteobacteria bacterium:
GATTTACCGGTTCCACCGAAGTTGGTCAGCACATCGGCGAAGTCTGCGGACGCAATCTTCAAAACCCGTGTCTTGAACTCGGCGGAAAGAATCCCATGGTGGTTATGGAAGACGCCGACATTGATTTGGCGGTGACGGGAGCGTTGTGGTCCGGCTTTGGAACCGCCGGACAGCGTTGTACCAGTCTTGGAAATCTGATTTTGCACCAATCCATTCGTAATAAATTTTTAAAATCGTTGGTTGAAAAAGTTGCGGACTTGAAAATCGGCGATCCGATGAAAGAAGAAACCAGTTATGGCCCGATGATTTCAGAAAAATTTCTGAACGACCATCTCAAAAATCTGGAAACACTGATTGAACCTCATCACAAACTTTTAACCAATCCCAACGGTCGAATTACTTCCAAAAAACCGTGGAAAAATTTCGTTGGTGATCCGTCTGCCGGCGTTTTTGCATTTCCAACCATCGTTGACAATGTGCAGGCAAAAGACAAACTCTACTCCACGGAAACTTTCGGACCTTTTTTTAATGTGATGACCTGTCGTGATCTTGATGAAGCGTTGGCTTTCGCCAACGACACCGGTTACGGTCTCTCTTCGGCAATCTACACCAACACGCCAAGATATATTTATCAGTGGAAAGAGGAAATCACCGCCGGCATGACTTCAATCAACAACTCAACCACCGGCGCGGAAGCGCATCTCCCCTTCGGCGGAAATGGAAAATCCGGAAACGGATCCAGACAATCGGGAGTTTGGGTTTTAGATCAATTTACAAAATGGCAGTCGGTCAACTGGGATCTCTCCGGAAAACTACAACTGGCGCAGATGGATACCGCCTAT
Proteins encoded in this window:
- a CDS encoding aldehyde dehydrogenase family protein; protein product: MIKKGLSLMTGKVEETGQGQFESTNPSNLKDVVAVFGIATEAQVEKACVKAKEAFKKWKKTPAPVRAGIIQNFGKLLEKNKEALSQIVTREMGKPIREARGDVQEAIDTCNFFVSEGRRLYGMTIPSEMPNKELYTYRRPVGVFACITSSNFPVAVPSWYFVPALVAGNTCVWKPPQDAPLTSYYFAQLLYKSGLPDGVFNVLFGKGSKSTGEYLINAVNKGLINKFGFTGSTEVGQHIGEVCGRNLQNPCLELGGKNPMVVMEDADIDLAVTGALWSGFGTAGQRCTSLGNLILHQSIRNKFLKSLVEKVADLKIGDPMKEETSYGPMISEKFLNDHLKNLETLIEPHHKLLTNPNGRITSKKPWKNFVGDPSAGVFAFPTIVDNVQAKDKLYSTETFGPFFNVMTCRDLDEALAFANDTGYGLSSAIYTNTPRYIYQWKEEITAGMTSINNSTTGAEAHLPFGGNGKSGNGSRQSGVWVLDQFTKWQSVNWDLSGKLQLAQMDTAYVAPDLEYTI